Proteins found in one Cardiocondyla obscurior isolate alpha-2009 linkage group LG03, Cobs3.1, whole genome shotgun sequence genomic segment:
- the LOC139101283 gene encoding uncharacterized protein, giving the protein MGEELENQRQLASNSNQVLPELQLLFTLKPGMDRRRYNFQRINEVAAVFSTNADGEIPESYVTIRNKRTKTLQVVNSMILMLNHGYIHYFIHMKLEDGTQWLVDNYVKIEKDRIDFYKNYQKKLRIETYQGLIDYMQNVTNNSNKRIGKMVVLPSSFIGSPRNMLQNYQDAMAIVTKYGKPDLFITMTCNPNWREIQENLLPGQQPSDRPDICARVFNIKKDYLIDSIVKQKMFGETAAYVYVIEFQKRRLPHIHLLITLKHNFKITIPEVIDKYISAEIPNLYKNRTLHDIVMKHMIHEPCGDWCKKDNRCSKRYPRAFQEETKVDENNYPYYR; this is encoded by the exons ATGGgtgaagaattagaaaatcAACGACAATTAGCATCTAATTCAAATCAAGTGTTACCAGAATTACAATtgttatttacattaaaaccAGGAATGGATCGTCgtcgatataattttcaaagaatAAATGAAGTTGCTGCTGTCTTTTCTACAAATGCTGATGGAGAAATACCAGAATCGTATGTTACaatacgaaataaaagaactaAAACATTACAAGTAGTTAATTCTATGATCCTAATGTTGAACCATGGATATATCCATTATTTTATCCATATGAAACTCGAGGATGGCACc CAATGGCTTGtagataattatgtaaaaattgaaaaagatagaatagatttttataaaaattatcaaaaaaaattacgtatcgAAACATATCAAGGTTTAATAGATTATATGCAAAATGTCAcgaataattcaaataaacgTATAGGAAAAATGGTTGTACtcccttcttcttttattGGATCACCGCGAAatatgttacaaaattatcaagaTGCAATGGCAATAGTTACGAAATATGGAAAACCAGATCTGTTCATCACAATGACATGTAATCCGAATTGGCGTGAAATTCAAGAAAATCTTTTACCTGGTCAACAACCTTCAGACAGACCTGATATTTGTGCtcgtgtttttaatattaagaaagaTTATCTTATAGATTCAATtgttaaacaaaaaatgtttggTGAAACAGCagcatatgtatatgtaattgAATTCCAAAAACGAAGATTACcacatatacatttattaattacgttaaaacataatttcaaaataacaATACCAGAAgttatcgataaatatatttctgctGAAATTCCaaatctatataaaaatcGTACTTTACATGATATAGTTATGAAACATATGATTCATGAACCTTGTGGAGATTGGTGTAAAAAAGACAATCGATGTTCTAAACGTTATCCAAGAGCATTTCAAGAAGAAACTAAAgttgatgaaaataattatccaTATTATCGTTGA